Proteins found in one Canis aureus isolate CA01 chromosome 19, VMU_Caureus_v.1.0, whole genome shotgun sequence genomic segment:
- the SLC39A3 gene encoding zinc transporter ZIP3, with translation MMKLLVAKILCMVGVFFFMLLGSLLPVKIIETDFEKAHRSKKILSLCNTFGGGVFLATCFNALLPAVRDKLQKVLSLGHISTDYPLAETIVMLGFFMTVFLEQLILTFRKEKPSFIDLETFNAGSDAGSDSEYESPFMGGTRGHALYAEPHAHAHGLSVQELSRSSPLRLLSLVFALSAHSIFEGLALGLQEDGEKVVSLFVGVAIHETLVAVALGISMARSTMALRDAAKLAVTVSAMIPLGISIGLGIESAQGVPSSVASVLLQGLAGGTFLFVTFFEILAKELEEKSDRLLKVLFLVLGYAVLAGMVFLKW, from the exons ATGATGAAGCTGTTGGTGGCCAAAATCCTTTGCATGGTGGGCGTGTTCTTCTTCATGCTGCTTGGCTCCTTGCTCCCCGTGAAGATCATCGAGACGGATTTTGAGAAGGCCCATCGCTCAAAAAAGATCCTCTCACTCTGCAACACCTTTGGAGGTGGGGTCTTTCTGGCCACATGCTTCAATGCTCTCCTGCCAGCCGTGAGGGACAAG CTCCAGAAAGTTCTGAGTCTTGGGCACATCAGCACTGACTACCCACTGGCCGAGACCATCGTGATGCTGGGCTTCTTCATGACCGTCTTCCTGGAGCAGCTCATCCTGACCTTCCGCAAGGAGAAGCCATCCTTCATCGACCTGGAGACCTTCAACGCTGGCTCCGACGCCGGCAGTGACTCGGAGTATGAGAGCCCCTTCATGGGGGGCACACGGGGCCACGCGCTCTATGCAGAGccccacgcccacgcccacggGCTGAGTGTCCAGGAGCTGTCGCGCTCCAGCCCACTGCGCCTCCTCAGCCTGGTGTTTGCCCTGTCGGCACACTCCATCTTCgagggcctggccctgggcctgcaggaggatggagagaaggTAGTGAGCCTGTTCGTGGGGGTGGCCATCCACGAGACACTGGTGGCTGTGGCCCTGGGCATCAGCATGGCCAGGAGCACCATGGCCCTGAGGGACGCGGCCAAGCTGGCCGTCACCGTCAGCGCCATGATCCCCCTGGGCATCAGCATCGGCCTGGGCATCGAGAGCGCccagggtgtgcccagcagcgtGGCCTCCGTGCTGCTGCAGGGCCTGGCGGGCGGCACGTTCCTCTTCGTCACCTTCTTCGAGATCCTCGCGAAGGAGCTGGAGGAGAAGAGCGACCGTCTGCTCAAAGTCCTCTTTCTGGTGCTGGGTTATGCCGTCCTGGCCGGCATGGTCTTCCTCAAGTGGTGA